A genomic window from Candidatus Methylacidiphilum fumarolicum includes:
- a CDS encoding Zn-finger protein, with product MQPSSSKQLDSKTQLIRCPACGHSQVESRWALSTICKKCFHYIGLATKKNSVPFFPSVPSKTREITCPYCQNSQKIYAQALSVGCAFCGAYLYVENLCLKGKIKRKISTLGDIDFEAGSEYAGATVQGRKIRIRGIMQCSFKATEEVEFCSQSVVKGIVVAPRVIVNRFASAKVKEVIAYELTVKGQLECETIIARDFLKIESFGMITTKKMLTNRLVAELFSRLEADFETYSLLARDIQKNGIELGEERLFLT from the coding sequence ATGCAACCAAGCAGTTCCAAGCAATTAGATAGTAAAACACAACTTATTAGATGTCCTGCTTGTGGACATTCTCAAGTTGAATCCAGATGGGCTCTGTCGACTATTTGTAAGAAATGCTTTCATTACATTGGGCTTGCTACAAAAAAAAACTCCGTTCCATTTTTTCCTTCTGTTCCCTCCAAGACACGTGAAATTACTTGCCCTTACTGCCAAAACTCTCAAAAAATTTATGCTCAAGCCCTTTCTGTCGGTTGTGCTTTCTGTGGGGCCTATCTTTACGTGGAAAATCTTTGCCTAAAAGGAAAGATCAAAAGAAAAATATCGACTCTTGGAGATATTGATTTTGAGGCTGGATCTGAATATGCGGGAGCCACTGTTCAAGGAAGAAAAATAAGAATCAGGGGGATAATGCAATGTTCTTTTAAAGCCACAGAAGAAGTGGAATTTTGCTCGCAGAGTGTTGTAAAAGGGATAGTCGTCGCACCACGGGTAATTGTTAATCGATTTGCTTCTGCCAAAGTAAAAGAAGTGATTGCTTACGAGCTTACAGTTAAAGGGCAGCTTGAGTGTGAGACCATTATTGCCCGAGATTTTTTAAAAATTGAATCTTTCGGTATGATTACGACAAAAAAAATGTTAACCAATAGGCTTGTGGCTGAGCTTTTTTCACGGCTAGAAGCGGATTTCGAAACTTATTCGTTACTTGCTCGAGATATCCAGAAAAATGGAATAGAGCTCGGAGAAGAGAGGCTCTTTTTAACTTAA
- the moaC gene encoding cyclic pyranopterin monophosphate synthase MoaC, whose amino-acid sequence MELASQESRESSFSHLSPSGEARMVNVTDKAVQKRMAIAEGFITLSQETIGLLQAKAMPKGDVLTVAKIASIMAAKKTGELIPLAHTIGLSYADTHFEIEETGIRVVARAESVAKTGVEMEALVMVSVALLTLYDMCKAVDKSMVIGQIRLIEKKKE is encoded by the coding sequence ATGGAGCTAGCAAGCCAGGAAAGTAGAGAGTCGAGCTTTTCCCATCTTTCTCCATCAGGAGAAGCCAGAATGGTTAATGTGACGGATAAAGCTGTACAAAAAAGAATGGCAATTGCTGAAGGCTTTATAACGCTTTCTCAAGAAACGATTGGTCTTTTGCAGGCTAAGGCTATGCCTAAAGGAGATGTGCTCACCGTTGCGAAGATTGCATCGATTATGGCGGCTAAAAAAACAGGGGAACTCATCCCTTTAGCCCATACTATTGGCCTTTCTTATGCTGATACACACTTTGAAATCGAGGAAACCGGAATAAGAGTTGTCGCAAGGGCCGAATCAGTTGCGAAGACAGGGGTGGAGATGGAAGCGCTTGTTATGGTCTCAGTAGCCCTTTTGACTCTCTACGATATGTGTAAGGCGGTTGACAAATCGATGGTCATTGGGCAAATCAGACTTATAGAGAAGAAAAAGGAATGA
- the hisI gene encoding phosphoribosyl-AMP cyclohydrolase produces MKPTVYEIEEGNKLLPRFDLHEYLPCITLDADTGEVLMLGYMNKEALERTIETGLATYYSRSRKKIWVKGEESGFFQHVKDIFIDDDQDTLLLKVKVDGGASCHVGYRSCFYRKLKAGSKEELEFTEKNKVFDPKIVYKHSS; encoded by the coding sequence ATGAAGCCAACGGTTTACGAAATTGAAGAAGGGAATAAATTATTGCCACGATTTGATCTTCATGAGTATTTACCTTGTATCACTCTGGATGCGGATACTGGGGAAGTGCTTATGTTAGGATACATGAATAAAGAGGCTTTGGAAAGAACAATAGAAACAGGGTTGGCAACGTATTATAGCCGATCGCGAAAAAAAATTTGGGTGAAAGGTGAGGAATCAGGTTTTTTTCAACACGTTAAGGATATTTTTATCGATGATGATCAAGATACCTTGCTTTTAAAAGTGAAAGTCGATGGCGGTGCTTCCTGTCATGTTGGTTATAGAAGTTGTTTTTATAGAAAGCTAAAAGCGGGAAGCAAAGAAGAGCTCGAATTTACTGAAAAAAATAAAGTTTTTGATCCAAAAATTGTTTATAAACATAGCTCATGA
- a CDS encoding small basic protein translates to MSQHRSYRSGSMLAAKRNVLKRYERINILKKQGKWKEGDRVLGLPKTKPV, encoded by the coding sequence ATGTCTCAACATAGAAGCTACCGAAGTGGTTCCATGTTAGCCGCCAAAAGAAACGTGCTCAAAAGATATGAGCGAATTAATATTTTGAAAAAGCAAGGCAAATGGAAGGAGGGGGATAGGGTTCTTGGTCTCCCAAAGACCAAGCCAGTTTAA
- the cas7g gene encoding type I-G CRISPR-associated RAMP protein Csb1/Cas7g → MNASNVRNVSVEEMENWITDENVIAVVVEEQLEPAGGWRFPVKPPTFGALDEEETTPPYCIDELPDGHNVCILDTPASANNRREPIFLREEFKDLVPKIQIIINEKKKSLLELPHRAADVMIKCSKGHSKIAEALSKYLNGNAWPLAEIAPTTLVFGAWDSRGENSNLKISGVLRSCTLAYDVKPIHMPFQYVPPVDYKSEIFGADKPQKKLSEMGFDGALGVGWGGRNDWWWNMHANRSKPLRFAGIWHSRGRR, encoded by the coding sequence ATGAATGCATCAAATGTGCGAAACGTCAGTGTGGAAGAGATGGAGAATTGGATCACGGACGAGAACGTGATAGCTGTGGTCGTTGAGGAGCAGTTGGAGCCGGCGGGTGGCTGGCGTTTCCCGGTCAAGCCGCCGACTTTCGGCGCTCTTGATGAAGAAGAAACAACACCCCCTTACTGCATAGACGAACTGCCGGATGGCCACAATGTGTGCATACTGGATACTCCCGCGAGCGCAAACAATCGCCGGGAGCCGATTTTCTTGCGCGAAGAGTTTAAGGATCTTGTTCCGAAAATTCAGATTATCATTAACGAAAAGAAGAAGAGCCTTCTTGAGCTTCCTCACCGTGCCGCCGACGTAATGATAAAGTGCAGCAAAGGGCACAGCAAAATAGCTGAGGCATTAAGTAAATACTTGAATGGGAATGCTTGGCCGTTAGCTGAAATAGCTCCAACGACGCTTGTTTTCGGTGCGTGGGATTCCAGGGGGGAAAACAGTAACTTGAAAATTTCGGGCGTTTTGCGATCATGCACCCTGGCATATGACGTTAAGCCGATTCACATGCCTTTCCAGTATGTTCCACCAGTTGATTACAAGAGCGAGATTTTCGGAGCAGATAAACCACAGAAGAAACTGAGTGAGATGGGGTTCGATGGCGCCCTTGGCGTTGGGTGGGGGGGGCGTAATGATTGGTGGTGGAATATGCATGCAAACCGAAGTAAACCTTTGCGCTTTGCGGGCATTTGGCACTCCAGGGGAAGACGGTAA
- a CDS encoding acyl-CoA reductase, whose translation MQTLERIEMLDAICKLFPEIGFRGKEDLIHLVELELKSLTALDDFFDYGHAKTKAIAPRQIYHVLAANLYVAGFQSILLGLLVGSFNVVQCPQPVREPLLRFISLLPNKLKNQVELCFEFNQEAFEQSDCIVVFGGNRTIEHFKALSPCDKRFVGHGHRVSLIWVGTIENINREKITQSAKDISLFSQLGCLSPQSMLIEETTPSNTILSFCEALAESLSKRSSEKSFDINIEELAVIKQLRDCAKALGWSVWGSSLTESNPWTVIHRRSNSFEPTCGYRTIYVDSVDKTKLKEWLKPIQGMISTVGVFETIPDDIVRIFINAGATRFCSVGQMQQPSAFWHHDGRNRIEDLVRWVDWEIPNKDVKS comes from the coding sequence ATGCAAACTTTGGAAAGAATTGAAATGCTGGATGCCATTTGCAAGCTTTTCCCAGAAATTGGCTTCAGGGGAAAAGAGGATCTCATCCACCTTGTGGAACTGGAATTAAAAAGCCTAACTGCCTTGGATGACTTCTTTGATTACGGACACGCGAAAACCAAGGCTATCGCTCCCAGGCAAATATACCATGTATTGGCAGCCAACTTATATGTAGCTGGTTTTCAAAGTATTTTGCTTGGGCTACTTGTAGGCTCTTTCAATGTTGTTCAGTGTCCCCAACCGGTCAGAGAACCACTCTTACGGTTTATTTCTTTACTTCCAAACAAATTAAAAAATCAAGTCGAACTTTGTTTTGAATTCAACCAAGAAGCCTTTGAACAATCCGATTGCATTGTTGTTTTTGGTGGGAACAGGACCATTGAGCATTTCAAAGCGCTGAGCCCTTGTGACAAACGATTTGTCGGTCATGGCCATAGAGTAAGCCTAATTTGGGTAGGCACAATCGAAAATATAAACAGAGAAAAAATAACCCAAAGCGCTAAAGATATCAGTCTTTTTAGCCAATTAGGATGTCTTTCTCCTCAATCAATGCTCATCGAAGAGACAACACCTAGCAACACCATCCTCTCTTTTTGCGAAGCTCTTGCGGAGAGTCTGAGCAAAAGAAGCTCAGAAAAAAGTTTTGATATTAATATTGAAGAACTCGCAGTCATTAAACAACTCCGGGATTGTGCAAAAGCCCTGGGCTGGAGTGTATGGGGAAGTAGCCTAACGGAGAGTAATCCCTGGACTGTAATCCATAGAAGATCCAACAGTTTTGAACCCACTTGTGGCTATCGCACCATTTACGTTGACAGCGTGGACAAAACAAAGCTAAAGGAATGGTTGAAACCTATCCAGGGGATGATAAGTACGGTAGGTGTTTTCGAAACAATTCCAGATGATATTGTTAGGATCTTTATTAACGCAGGAGCCACAAGATTTTGTTCTGTAGGACAAATGCAACAGCCCTCAGCATTTTGGCATCATGACGGAAGGAATAGGATCGAGGATTTAGTGAGATGGGTTGACTGGGAAATCCCTAATAAGGATGTAAAGTCATGA
- a CDS encoding bactofilin family protein, with protein sequence MQNKDEVTILSPCISLEGELWVRDKAIVNCHIQGKIRVGGKLEILSEAVIEGEVYAQAIEIDSGAIINGRIVIGKNKQNS encoded by the coding sequence ATGCAGAACAAAGATGAGGTGACCATTTTGTCTCCATGTATTTCGCTGGAAGGAGAATTGTGGGTGAGGGATAAGGCGATTGTCAATTGTCATATTCAAGGGAAAATAAGAGTGGGAGGAAAATTAGAGATACTTTCTGAAGCGGTCATCGAAGGGGAAGTCTATGCGCAAGCCATTGAGATAGATTCGGGAGCTATAATAAATGGAAGAATAGTGATTGGTAAAAACAAGCAAAATAGTTAA
- a CDS encoding LuxE/PaaK family acyltransferase, giving the protein MIKRKEKAMEGQRSFFQDPANRQWWIHQLLSLRENPQNFESLAFRLYDFQRKHCPPYRTLTETIANRLSSWKEIPAIPQELFKKETIFCYTIEQAKGYYLTSGTTSGIQGRHYFLDPLIYKAISLQGAHEAAVPIHTACLHFLTESPNENPHSSLSAMFSFWAESNPFPSHFWIQNKTLCIDPFIQKLNLDISAGRKVGICGTAFSFALLMEKHPKSLSLPQGSFILETGGMKGKHKEIDKQEFYKQLSSYFGITLDCIFSEYGMTELSSQAYSKGTDGTFLVPPWAKVLVIDPRTEKECQVGQKGLVRWIDLANVDSVLCIQTLDLAIKTQEGFYLIGRSHHAPPRGCSLSIEEIAFIENTYH; this is encoded by the coding sequence ATGATAAAAAGGAAAGAAAAAGCTATGGAAGGCCAAAGAAGTTTTTTTCAAGATCCAGCTAACAGGCAGTGGTGGATTCATCAATTATTAAGCCTTCGAGAAAATCCACAAAATTTCGAATCATTAGCTTTTAGACTATATGATTTTCAAAGAAAACATTGCCCTCCCTATCGAACTTTGACGGAAACTATTGCAAATCGCCTTTCTTCTTGGAAAGAAATTCCTGCCATTCCACAAGAACTTTTCAAAAAAGAAACCATCTTTTGTTACACTATTGAACAGGCAAAAGGCTATTACCTTACCAGTGGCACCACCTCTGGAATCCAAGGAAGACATTATTTTTTAGATCCCTTGATCTATAAGGCTATCTCTTTGCAGGGAGCTCACGAAGCGGCTGTCCCCATCCATACTGCATGTCTTCATTTCCTAACCGAGTCTCCTAATGAAAATCCCCATAGTTCCCTTTCTGCAATGTTTTCTTTTTGGGCAGAATCAAACCCTTTCCCATCCCATTTTTGGATTCAAAACAAAACATTGTGTATTGATCCCTTTATCCAAAAACTCAATTTGGACATTTCAGCCGGCAGAAAAGTTGGAATATGTGGAACGGCTTTTAGCTTCGCTTTACTCATGGAAAAACACCCTAAGTCTTTATCGCTTCCTCAAGGCTCTTTTATCCTTGAAACCGGAGGGATGAAAGGAAAGCATAAAGAGATCGACAAACAAGAATTTTACAAGCAATTATCTTCCTACTTTGGGATAACACTAGACTGTATCTTCAGCGAGTATGGGATGACGGAATTATCTAGTCAGGCTTATTCCAAAGGCACTGATGGAACATTTTTAGTCCCGCCTTGGGCCAAAGTGTTAGTGATCGATCCTAGAACAGAAAAAGAATGCCAAGTTGGCCAAAAAGGATTGGTCCGTTGGATAGACCTTGCTAATGTCGATTCTGTTCTTTGCATACAAACTCTCGATCTAGCCATAAAAACTCAAGAAGGATTTTATCTTATAGGAAGATCTCATCATGCTCCTCCAAGGGGTTGTTCTTTAAGCATTGAAGAAATAGCTTTTATTGAAAACACCTACCACTAG
- the cas3g gene encoding type I-G CRISPR-associated helicase/endonuclease Cas3g, giving the protein MKDFTSQFCHLTGHEPYYWQIRLYEKLVTGEWEGLRRIVLPTGTGKTSLIPCYLLALANSPIRLPRRLVWIVNRRVVVDQASDDARCLTEKLDKPELEEVRRQLVMLSGGRWPKQPVAVSTLRGQLADNREWYLDPSRPAIIVGTVDMLGSRLIFRGYGCGPWRRAHHAGLLGFDSLIVLDEAHLEPAFDALLDTIETLRTESEICGLAPSHWIRMSATQRNSENAFRLEEDDKQDPVLSKKLKRAKRLTFVKAKSNLAAELKDQAIKLGKKYPGSRIVVFAKSPEDAAKAAKLIRKESKCEVSLLTGEIRGWERDRMTDSDTNYRRFTRPDRHEIGSSAYLVATSAGEVGADLYADHGVCDATTAESMLQRFGRIGRSGVDEEALIVIVISTKDEKDERISKTLEYLQDTIACNACLERIAQTPPPDETFREPPSLLILDRIILDALAATSVQLPKRLINLDEYLHGIEPERAPECHVAWRADVPLLAEASPEKIEEILDFYPVEPRELLRTTVDRLRKAIGGAKPELKCIVQYLVGAVEVMNIADLLRTNLRGAMILLPVEAGGFDEEIGCLVYDGGDKTSNAILDVADNDESEKRRRYLIQEDSDGFFVSIRLGQEEKVGADSLEEFYRKIGAARAKRKVVRLSPEDDVSQQLLAYIVWADKTDASEKNGATTILLSEHQDRVAKECERVAKALGLDDALIEMMQRCGLRHDDGKKDERWQKAAGNSSEKSVAKFLTQHGKLPFGFRHELYSVSDAMSDLEAHIIAAHHGWSRPNFPSAAVEFNPKRAAEADARFARLQSKYGHWGLAYLESILRAADALVSMEEQQA; this is encoded by the coding sequence ATGAAAGATTTCACTAGCCAGTTCTGCCACTTGACCGGCCATGAACCCTATTACTGGCAGATCCGTCTTTACGAAAAGCTTGTCACCGGCGAATGGGAGGGCTTGCGAAGAATCGTTTTGCCGACCGGGACAGGGAAAACCTCGCTCATTCCATGCTACTTGCTTGCGCTAGCCAATTCTCCCATCCGGCTTCCGCGTAGACTTGTATGGATCGTGAATCGACGTGTTGTGGTCGATCAGGCTAGCGACGACGCAAGATGTTTGACAGAAAAACTTGACAAGCCGGAGTTGGAAGAAGTGAGACGACAGCTGGTAATGCTCTCTGGAGGGCGATGGCCGAAACAGCCTGTTGCGGTGAGCACCCTGCGAGGGCAGCTCGCCGACAACCGGGAGTGGTATTTGGATCCATCCCGTCCGGCCATCATCGTTGGCACGGTGGACATGCTGGGAAGCCGCCTTATCTTCCGAGGTTACGGCTGTGGTCCATGGCGGCGTGCCCATCATGCTGGTCTTCTTGGATTTGATTCTCTGATTGTGCTAGACGAAGCCCATCTTGAGCCCGCGTTCGACGCACTGCTCGATACAATCGAGACCTTGCGTACTGAATCCGAGATTTGCGGACTTGCGCCCTCCCACTGGATTCGGATGAGCGCCACCCAGCGCAATTCGGAGAACGCCTTCCGCCTCGAAGAGGATGACAAACAAGATCCAGTGTTGAGTAAAAAACTCAAGCGGGCGAAGCGGCTCACATTTGTCAAAGCCAAATCCAATTTGGCTGCGGAATTGAAGGATCAAGCGATTAAGCTAGGGAAAAAATATCCTGGCTCACGCATCGTTGTATTTGCCAAGAGCCCGGAAGATGCCGCCAAGGCAGCCAAGCTAATCCGAAAGGAAAGCAAATGCGAGGTTAGCCTGCTCACCGGAGAGATCCGGGGTTGGGAACGAGACCGAATGACCGATAGTGACACCAACTATCGGCGCTTCACAAGGCCGGATCGTCACGAAATCGGTTCCTCGGCTTACCTAGTGGCGACAAGCGCCGGAGAAGTGGGAGCTGATCTCTATGCCGATCATGGCGTTTGCGATGCGACGACCGCCGAATCGATGCTGCAACGCTTCGGTCGGATTGGTAGGTCAGGCGTCGATGAGGAGGCCTTAATAGTCATCGTCATTAGTACAAAAGATGAAAAGGACGAGCGCATATCCAAAACCCTGGAGTATTTGCAAGACACCATTGCCTGTAACGCCTGCCTGGAACGCATTGCCCAAACTCCTCCCCCTGATGAAACCTTCCGGGAGCCACCGAGCCTCCTGATCCTGGACCGCATCATTCTCGATGCCCTGGCAGCGACGTCTGTCCAATTGCCAAAACGGTTGATCAATCTGGATGAGTACCTGCACGGCATCGAGCCTGAGAGAGCTCCGGAATGCCATGTCGCATGGAGAGCTGATGTTCCGTTATTGGCAGAGGCTAGCCCAGAAAAGATCGAGGAGATCTTGGATTTCTACCCGGTAGAGCCTCGGGAGCTGCTACGGACAACGGTTGATCGCCTGCGCAAGGCTATCGGAGGAGCGAAACCTGAGCTCAAATGCATCGTGCAATACCTGGTGGGAGCGGTAGAGGTTATGAACATCGCAGATCTGTTGAGAACCAACCTACGGGGGGCGATGATCCTGTTGCCCGTCGAGGCGGGTGGCTTCGACGAAGAGATTGGTTGTCTCGTCTATGACGGCGGGGACAAGACATCCAATGCAATACTGGATGTGGCCGATAATGATGAGAGTGAGAAACGGCGACGTTACTTGATCCAGGAAGATTCAGATGGCTTTTTTGTATCGATACGTCTTGGACAAGAGGAAAAGGTTGGTGCCGACTCGCTGGAGGAGTTTTATCGAAAGATTGGGGCGGCTCGAGCCAAACGGAAAGTTGTGCGCCTTTCGCCCGAAGATGATGTATCCCAACAATTGCTGGCATATATCGTTTGGGCTGACAAGACTGACGCCAGCGAAAAAAACGGAGCGACGACCATTCTATTGTCCGAGCACCAGGATCGCGTCGCCAAGGAATGCGAGCGCGTCGCGAAGGCATTGGGGTTAGATGATGCACTGATTGAAATGATGCAGCGCTGCGGCCTCAGGCATGATGACGGAAAAAAGGATGAGCGATGGCAAAAGGCGGCCGGAAACTCAAGCGAGAAGTCTGTGGCGAAATTTCTTACGCAGCATGGGAAACTGCCTTTCGGCTTCCGCCATGAGTTATATTCAGTATCCGATGCAATGTCGGATCTGGAAGCGCATATAATAGCCGCTCACCATGGATGGTCTAGACCGAATTTCCCCTCTGCTGCGGTGGAATTCAACCCGAAACGGGCAGCAGAAGCCGACGCTCGATTTGCAAGGTTGCAGTCCAAATATGGCCATTGGGGTTTAGCCTACCTCGAAAGCATCCTGCGGGCAGCAGATGCCCTAGTTTCCATGGAGGAACAGCAAGCATGA
- the mog gene encoding molybdopterin adenylyltransferase: protein MKIGRITLSDRAYAGIYKDQSGPEIEKVIRSLFAEPVEFISVLIPDEKNLLVSEFLRLVDELDCPLVLTTGGTGPSSRDVTPEATRLVLEKELPGFGEIMRMESYKKVKTAILSRAVAGIRKRSLIINLPGKPSAIADCLMLLGEAIAECLDHLRGYRPLLAIGERK, encoded by the coding sequence ATGAAAATTGGCCGTATTACTTTAAGCGACAGAGCCTATGCGGGTATTTACAAGGATCAAAGTGGTCCTGAAATCGAAAAAGTTATCAGGAGTCTATTTGCTGAACCCGTAGAATTCATTTCTGTATTGATTCCAGATGAAAAAAATTTGCTTGTTTCCGAATTTTTGAGGCTTGTTGATGAACTGGACTGTCCTCTTGTTCTCACAACTGGAGGCACAGGGCCATCTTCCAGAGATGTTACCCCTGAAGCAACAAGGCTTGTCTTAGAGAAAGAATTGCCTGGCTTTGGCGAAATCATGAGAATGGAGTCGTATAAGAAAGTAAAGACGGCAATCTTATCAAGAGCAGTTGCTGGAATTAGAAAACGCTCACTTATCATTAATTTACCGGGCAAACCCTCTGCCATAGCCGACTGTTTAATGCTTCTGGGAGAGGCGATCGCCGAATGTTTGGATCATCTTCGCGGCTATAGGCCTCTTCTAGCAATTGGAGAGAGAAAATAG
- a CDS encoding DUF7689 domain-containing protein, translating to MDIEPDWEKLAIYTQEDGSSIHAGRQLEEETLTSKLGEFKDIQHANLNQMTRCDYGRPLFSCIAEAIEHLL from the coding sequence GTGGATATCGAACCAGATTGGGAGAAATTGGCGATTTATACTCAAGAGGATGGATCATCCATACATGCTGGCCGACAGCTTGAGGAGGAAACATTGACAAGCAAACTTGGGGAATTCAAAGACATACAGCACGCCAACCTCAATCAGATGACTAGATGCGACTATGGTAGACCGTTATTCTCCTGTATAGCCGAGGCAATCGAACATCTTCTCTAG
- the prfB gene encoding peptide chain release factor 2, translating to MYSLTNLANSNRDYFQYGGFFDPTQLEAELQAIEKEMTDPGFWQSSEKSEKAISKSKELKAKLSDYYTILNRFKDLEALFDLLKESGDVSLLEELEREIKNYSDLLDSVEVKLILSDPLDQKNAILSIHAGAGGTEACDWAAMLLRMYQRYAERHGYKVSLVDILPGEEAGIKSASILVSGNYAYGYLKAERGVHRLVRISPFNAQGKRQTSFASVDVVAEVDETIDIEIKESDLKIDVFRSSGHGGQGVNTTDSAVRITHLPTGLVVVCQNERSQLQNRATALKILRSRLYELEKDKKRAEMERIYGQKGEIGWGRQIRSYVLQPYKMVKDLRTGESRSQVEEVLDGDLDSFIWAYLLGKKKGQEEREIEET from the coding sequence ATATACTCTCTAACCAACTTAGCGAACTCAAACAGAGATTATTTTCAGTACGGGGGTTTCTTTGACCCTACGCAGCTTGAAGCAGAACTTCAAGCGATAGAAAAAGAAATGACCGATCCAGGTTTTTGGCAATCAAGCGAAAAATCAGAAAAAGCGATATCTAAATCAAAAGAACTTAAAGCAAAACTATCCGATTATTACACTATCCTCAACAGATTCAAAGATTTAGAAGCTCTCTTTGATCTATTAAAGGAAAGCGGAGATGTTTCCCTTCTAGAAGAATTAGAAAGGGAAATAAAAAATTATTCTGACTTGCTTGATTCGGTGGAAGTCAAACTCATTCTTTCTGATCCACTGGATCAGAAGAATGCTATATTATCGATCCATGCTGGAGCAGGAGGGACAGAAGCATGCGATTGGGCTGCAATGCTTTTGCGCATGTATCAGCGCTATGCAGAAAGGCATGGCTACAAGGTGAGTCTAGTCGATATTCTTCCAGGAGAAGAAGCAGGGATCAAATCCGCAAGCATCCTCGTTTCAGGTAATTATGCCTATGGTTATTTAAAAGCAGAGCGCGGCGTGCACCGTCTTGTCAGGATTTCTCCTTTTAACGCTCAGGGGAAAAGACAAACTTCCTTTGCTTCCGTTGACGTGGTTGCAGAAGTTGACGAAACCATTGACATAGAAATCAAAGAAAGTGATTTAAAGATAGATGTGTTCCGCTCCAGCGGTCATGGAGGCCAAGGTGTTAATACAACTGATTCGGCTGTTCGTATTACCCATTTACCTACAGGATTAGTTGTGGTATGTCAGAATGAACGCAGCCAATTACAAAATAGAGCCACTGCGTTGAAGATCCTTCGTTCGCGGCTTTATGAATTAGAAAAAGACAAAAAAAGAGCCGAAATGGAAAGAATTTACGGACAAAAAGGAGAAATAGGTTGGGGAAGGCAGATTCGATCTTATGTCCTACAACCCTATAAGATGGTTAAAGATTTGAGGACAGGAGAAAGCAGATCTCAGGTGGAGGAAGTTCTTGACGGCGATCTCGATTCTTTTATCTGGGCGTATTTGCTAGGAAAAAAGAAGGGACAAGAAGAAAGAGAAATAGAGGAAACTTGA